CCATTTTGATGTTTGCTGGAATGAATTTAGATCTGAGGGGAAGAAAAATAGCAATTCAGAATAGTATTAGAGGTTTTGTATTCTCATCATTATTTCCACACAGGGGCCTTGGAAGCTAAAAGGTGAAGAGATACCATGAAGTGGTCAGTCCAATGCAGATATCTGGGTATGTGGTTACTGGTACACAGACAGCAGATTAAAAGTGGATGTTTTTCAATCCGACTTCTTGATTGTAACAGATCCAAATTCCAATTTGGAAATGTGGCCGTTTTTGCTGCATAACATTTAGAATGtgggaaataatgtttttatgcaTGTAAgctacaaaacaaaatgtaacgaCCTACAGTGTTGTTTTCACAATTGCATTTGGCCACTTTTGTTTGTTCTCTAAACATCTATTTTCTCTTCATCGCACAGGAAAAAAAGTTTGTGAGTGGTTTGTTATAATTCCCCCCACATCATCATCCACTGACCTCCTCGATTAACTGAGCAAAGTGAGTATGAGTACATACAGTAGCCAGGTGTTAGTAAGCAAAAGTAAACAGTAAGTTATCAAGTTAAAGCTTAGAAAGAATAGCAGTGTAAAACCCATTagcactgttaaaaaaaagactgcttcaaaaattaagggaacacttaaatctcACATCGGGTCTtaacaaataaaacagattaaagatcaaaatctttccAGTACactgtgtaattcgttgagaacaaaatgacatgacGGTCAATGGAAAgtaaaatcaccaactgattgagggctggattcaaactcgcactgaaaatcaaagtaaactaatgaaatcacaggctgttctaacttgcgtgaatttcatcaagtcaactcaatgtgactcagtagtgtgtttggcccccatgtgcctgtatgcactcctgacaacgtctgggcatgctcctggtgagacagtggatggtgtcctgggtgatctcctcccagacccggatgagggcatcagtgagctccaggacagtctgtggtgctacttggtggcgtctgatgcactgatacataacgtcccagaggttcttaatttaattcaggtctggggaacatgagggccagtcatcatccaggaacagcctacacactctggctacatgaggctgggcattgtcctgcaacacttcatcccggtacctaacagcagtcagggtactatTGGCTAgaatgtggaggtctgtgcgaccctccaaggatatgcctccccagaccatcactgacccaccgcttAACCGGTCATGcgggatgatgttgcaggcaggaTGATGTTCaccggcatctccagactctttcatctATCACATGAGCTCAGTGTGAACCAGCGCTCACCTGCGAAGagaacctgccaattctggttctctctggcgaatgccaatcgagctgcacggtgctggactgtgagcacaggtcccactagaggacgttgggcccacatgccaccctcatggagttggtttctgacagtttggtcagaaacatacacaccagtAGCCCCCTGGAGGTCATTTGGTAGGCCTCAATCAGTTCTCATGTTGATCCTCAcacgtatggatgtgtcatcctggaggagctggactacctgttcCGCCTCACgctgacaaggacactagcaaaatgccaaactagagaagaatcactcagaaaggataaagagagagcaattgcctgtggccaccacctacaaaaaccattccctttttgggggttgtcttgctgttgcctctccagtgcacctgttgtcacgtTCATTTGCAcccaaacaggtgacattgattcacaacgGCTTTATGCTccttaactggacagattgatattccctgaagtttaactgacttggtgttatactgtgatgattacgtgctcccttaatttttttttgaaaacatgaaaagCTCCTCAAGACGGCTAATGCGTTCTAACGGCAACAGCCTCCTCCCCGCTGTGGTGTCCCAGGTGCCCTCCCTGCAGTGACGAAGGAACAGCCCTAAACGAGGCTACGACTCACTGGTGATGTCATAAACCACCACAGCGATGGTGGAGTCTCGGATGTAGCTGGGAATGAGGCTACGGAAACGCTCCTGTCCGGCAGTGTCCCAAAGCTGGAGCCGGACCTGGGGATCGggacggaggaggaggagcaggaggaggaggagtggggagACAGCAGACAGATGGGAAGGGGAAAATTGAGAAGAGGAGCACAAAACAGTTGCAAGAGAAGAGCAAGGCAGTAGAGGAGATAATGACCATGCACCTCGGAATAGGAAATAGCTTTCACATGTAGCTGGCAGATGAACTGTACCAATGTGGGCCCATGATGGACGGCAGTTGACGCTGGTGTGACTGAAGTCCCAACGTTGCCAACATCTGAGAGCACTTTCCGTATTCCTTCCACAAGCCCCTCGGGGGACAACATTTCCACCCAAACCACTGGATGAACTGTGCTCAAGGAACCAATCATCCCTGTCCACAGGCCTATTTGGAACCACTGCACTGCCAAAGGCCTCTGTCACACCTGCTCGCTCCAGAGGAGCGCAGAACTCTAAGGGAGTAGGCACCAGAAACGTAATTGTCTGGTGGGGGTCTGCGCCAGATTCTTTGCCGATTACAAGCAGGTCGGGCTGAACACAATTGCTACAGTGTAGTGACGTCTCCTAGCTGTGGAAATGCTGTTTGCCTCATTCTCCCCTTCGGTCCATGGAGAGCCGGGGGGGCGGGGCCAGGGCCGGGGGGGGGCAATACCTACTTGCTATGTCATAAACCACCACAGCGGCGGCTGAGTCTCGGATGTAGCTGGGGATGAGGCTGCGGAAGCGCTCCTGTCCGGCCGTGTCCCAAAGCTGGAGCCGAATCTGTGGCCAGCGGGGTAACAAACCCAGGGCAGACACAGGTTCGAAAAAACACCCGTGGGGATGGTGGACagagacaaaaaccaaacatataATGACAATGGCACTAAAAACGGAATAATGGCAGAAAGCAAACACGATGAGCTACATGAAAAACTGATAGTGCAAAGACCCTGGCGCGTGTCCATGCTTAAACAAGCAGTCAGGTTGGGATGAGATAAAAATCTGATTACTTAAGCCTTTCTGGCAGTGGACCTGGGGGATGTGCACTGTTGTTTATGCATGGGCAACGCGGAAACAAAAAGGACTTATGAAATGGTTTCAAATGAAAGACTCCAGGTGATGCAGACGATTCTCTAACAAGGTTGTACTTACCGTACGATCTTCCAGGTACATCGTTTTCGATAAAAAGTCTATGCCAATTGTTGCCTGCAAGATAAATAATCATCCTCAGCTTTTACTTTACGGTCACAAATAAGTTACCATGCTACAAATTGGCAGAAAGCAGAAGAGAAAGACACCAACGCGTCTCTCATTCCTTTTTCAGGTTTGTCACAGATTGTATGACATCTATTGTCAGGTTTTTAGAACAGAACCCAGCTGTCAATGAAAGACATTTCCAAAATGAGAAGATAACCACAAGAGCTTTGAAGGGTGGGCATGCAAACGAATATTACTGATGTTAACTTTTCTTTCTTACATACAATAAGTTACCAGGACTGTAATTCCAATAGGGGTAGGAAATGTACCTGATAGGTGTTGTCAAAGCTGTCATACATAAACCGGGTGATAAGAGATGTCTTGCCCACTGTTGAGACAGAAGAGGACGCATTCAGTTCAAATCTGACATTCGGTGAAGTTGCACGATCCTCTGTTGAACTGTGATTCGGAAGGACGTATTAAACGTTGCATGGGCCGAAATGTATTTTTACGAGCATTTAAGTAGAGATACTTGACAAAAATTACAACAAACCATTGGTTCTGCTATGTGACCATAACCTTAATAAGTATGACACGATATCTTCAACCTGAATATGAATTGCTGGAACGATGCGATGGACTGCTGAACCCATGCTGAGCTGGCAAGAAAGGGTGGAGCCACGAATTGAGGAGCCGGCTAGCTAGCCCAAATGCACTGGAAAATGTATACCCGGTTTCGGGCTATGGAAATCTTACTTCAGATGTGTTTGAAGAAATAGGACGGCATACACTGTGGTTTATTTGTCGTAATATGTATGCCAAtggaaatatttgattaaacCAGACAAGTTGTAATGTGGCTACGTTAGCTGACTGACTCGCCTCCCTAATGACAGGCGTAGATGTTAAACTAGCTGACTTCATCATGCAAAATAAACGAGCAGTTTACGAGTATAGTTAGTCCCAAAATAAACGGGAAGAATAAAATACCATTAAATAAGGAGGTTTGTTTTTACTTCAACTTCTGAATGACTCCTAAACTTAGTAAAGGAAAATGAATGAACAGACATCCCAAGATGAAGCTAACGTCGTTAGCTAGTATATAGCTTCAATAGCTAGCTTACGGTATAGTAACGCAGACGGCTTTGCTAAAGCTGGCTAGCTTCCACCGCCTACGTTGGCATTCTTGGGCAACATCCGATTAGCAACCAATCTTGTCCTTATTAAGTGGAATAACTACTGTAGTTAGCGTTCTGGCTGGCTACTTGTTATGGGCCTGAgttaaaaatttaaataaaaaatacctacAAGATGGCTAATATAGTACGTCTTATTCGAAGTAATTCAGTAATAGCATTAGATATATTTCAGTCTCGGCCTGGCTACCCTAAAACTTAGCTGGTCAACAGAAAGCTAGCACGGTCCTCTCAACAAAACGTCCCGAATCAAATAACGTTAACACACATGCCCTGGATACATCTTTACTTACCACTTTGCTCGCCTAAAAATACGAGCTTAAATTTCCGCAGGGGGTTGCCAAACTCTCCGCCACCGGTTGTGGTTGACAtctttattaaaatacaaacaacagCTTGCTAATGTAATATGACCAGTTTCCTAGCTATGTTGTCTCGACGAAAAGGCGCAGGATACTAACGCTAGCCTAGTCAGAGAttgttttagaaagatggcaaaCTCTTTTCGAATTATGTTAACGCCCCTTGGCACCTTAACCGTACTTCATGTCAATGGACCGCGCGATGCTTTCTGGGTAATCCCCGAACAAGGATTGTGTTcgctaaaaacaaacattggcaCAAATTAcgttaaaaaaatcaaaaaaaaaatctagatcTTTGTAATTTGTCATGCCTTACTTTCGACCAAAACCGTGTTTTTTTACTGGGATTTTGTGGCAATTAACGTTAGCAACTGCGTGACATAAAATGACAACGTGAATGTGATTGGCCACCATTTTGCTTTGTGGAGCGTAATACTTCCATCACAATGGTGATTTCTATCTCCAAATTTATTATCTCTGGCAGGGCTTTTTATTACGTTCTATTGCACCGTTTCTCATACACAGATCCGCGGACCAGCGCCGGTCTGTCTCATGTCACTCATGCAAAGTCCCACTATTTGCATTGATGCTTTCTTCATAGAACCAGAGTTACAGAAGTATCTACCGATGTCCTCTATTTAGCTATTTACCAGACACAAAATGCTTTCCATTTCCCACAATTTAGACTCCAGATTTAAAAGGTTTGAACTATTAGCTATTAAATGTATGACTTCCAGGAATACGTATGTCTGTTTCCCTTTATGACACTCACAAGCTGTGTAGTACAAATTGAAAGGGACTGTGGTCAAATGATAGATCACAGCAACACATCTCTTCTTTTCAACAATCAATTACTTTATCTTCACAGACATTTTCATGAACTTTCCAATGCCTTTTTGATGCATGGCTGACACAAATAACGAGAGACCAAGATACCAAGACACCTGCTtttcatatttacagtatgtgtacTTATTAACATTAAGGGAGCAGCCTTAATGTAACATTACTCTTTTTATCAGTTGTTTCCAATAGCTCTGTGTCCTAAAATAAACGGtctgctggctggctggcagcACCTCCTGGTGGACAGACAAGAAGTACCATAAAATGACCTCCGTAATGAACAGGAGATGGCACTAgattcaaaagaaaatgttggggTCACGTCAGGATCATTTTGAAAACCATATCTTACGTCCCACAGAGAACAACAGGATTATGCTCATCACAACACACAACCTGCAGTGGTGATTGCACTCTGCTTCAGTTCTTGTTGGAATGCCCTGTGTTTATGTGAGCGTGTCATACGATTCAGAATCAGTATGGGTCTTGATAATTGTTTGGGTAGTTAATTTAGCAGTTTATTGTCCTGAATGATTTGTCACTGCAATAGACACAATGTCCACTTTGTCCAGTTTGACATAAATTGTCATGGCTTTTGGGAGCGGTGATGCTTGCTGAAATACATAGTTTATGATAGAGGAAATGGGGCCTGACCAGACAAAAATGCAATGGGCTGATATCTGCTGTTGACACAAGGTAGGTGAATTATTCTTTGGTTAAGAGTGCTTCATTCCAATCTCATTGGCAGGCTTCTAGCTATCCAAGATAGCCCATTACAGGGTCCATAATGTGCGTTAATTAAATCCTTCCAAATCTACAATATTTCTTGATTTTGCTGTCTGATTGCATCCTAGTGCCTGTTAAAAATACCCTTGATGATATCTGCAGTTATCAACATTCCCAGGTTCTACATGTCACCCCACTGTTCTGCACACTCCACAGGCTTTCAGTTGAACCTCAGATCCACAACTTGCCCATGGTGCTGGCCCATCTACCTTCAGGGTTtactcaaaccctacatccatAACTAAGCTCATCGTTTTGCCACTTTTTGTCCTTTGGCCATCCCAGCCAAATACAAGGCCATATCTTGTTCTGTCCTGGCACTCATATGGTGAAAAAGCTTTTCCTTGAAAGGGGGACGGCAGAGTTCCTGCCCATTTCCCCAAAATATCTGGAACCCTACCGGTTAAAATACCATCTAAAATAATGACTCATTCGTCTATAACTGCAGGCGTATACAAAATATGGACTATAGACCCGACAAAGGACCGGGTAAAAATGCATCACTTCTCCCTGTAATCCGTCAGTTCTATGTTTGTGTGAACATCTGCCCAACCACTTTACTCCGCCTTCAATTCCTCAACTTCTCAACCTCACCGCTTTCACTACGCTATACTGGCCCCATTACAGGATGCTACTTTTAGGCCCCATCCTATTTATTCATTGGCTGGCAGCTCTTATGGCACTTCAGCAGGGTTAAAAATAAGCCAAGTCAAGTGATTTAAAATGATTAGGTTCTGAATAGTTTGTTGTTGCATGGTGGGTGTAAGGATCCGAGGCTGTTTAATTGTATTCAAGGGAATATGATAACAGAACAACTGACCTTTGTCACTCCACACCTCTGTTGTGGTTTGGGGTCCATTTTGGGTCTGGATTCTCTCTGGTGACTCAGCTTTACTTATGAGTCAGTACAGCAATAACATTGTTGCCACCGCCCAAACAGGCTGCACAACCTCACAGGGTGTAGAGGTTTGTTGTGCACACACTGTCAGCTACTTAGTTGGCATTGATGAACCTAACTGCTATTATGCCTCTTTACCCTTTAATGCTTTGTGttcctggctgtctgtctgcatctgtctttctgtcggAGTGTTTATCCTATCATCATAAACCACTAGCTGGACATTTCAGAGTCGAACGGTGGTTGCAGTACAACACGCAACACTCTAATATGTTTATTGAGTCGTTAATTTTTCACATTCCTTTTCCTCAAATACAAACAGCTCAGTGGTGTTTCCAAGGGTGACCCAGAAACAGGGAGGAAGAACCCACTTGAAAGGAACAGCGTGAGCTGGAGGTTTACGTGGTTACATCTACCTGTGTACAATTAAATTACACTATGAAACATGCATGGTATTGTGTTAAAAGCATATATGATGTTAATGACAACATATTTGCTCACTGTCTCACTTGTGAAatccacaataacaaaaacaaaaacagctttGTTTCTCTTAGTAATCAACAGACTTGTGGGTGCTAACTCATGTTCAAATGCCATGTAACActggatacatttttattactcTCAGGGTTAATTTACCATCAGAGAATTTGAAAAAGACAAGAAGGCTCCGGTCATGGACTGCAGTGTTGTGGTATTTCACATTGCTGATGTAAAGGAGTCTTTTGAGAGAAACCAATGAGACATTGTAAGCCTACTAATTGGTTTttgatttacaaaatgtttttacagtcGATTTACTACTCGTCTCTAAGTTATGGCTACTTATGTTGTTAACCTTTGAAGGCAAACCGAAAGGTTTAGCATCATTTGGACAGCCACGGTGAAGCCATGGAATGTATTGGTCCAGCAATGGTGAATACCACAATCTGACCTCTACCCAGATCAGGGGACCAGATTATTGTTCATCTCTTATACACACCTGGGTTAATATCATAATATACATCTGCACTATTAAAGATGCATATTATGATATTAATAATGCCAAATGAATATAAGCCAGCTCTGTGACAGTGTTCACTTCACCACACACCTGCGAAGTTTAGGAATGTGGAAGTGCTGGTTCCTTTTAGGTGAAAGAGCAGATGATCATTGTACTGCATTACTTCTGATCATTAAAACACTATGGTTTGCTATCAGAGATGTTACAATGAGACAGCTTAACTCGTGACAGGGGCTTGTTTGGAGAACTTATAGTCTTTCCTCGTAAATCgttgggtaaaaaaaacaaataatttttaccATTGGCCAATGGAACCCCAAATGTTCAATATTTCCACcatataaaattataaaaatgctaattatattATACAATGTATTGGGGTAAGATGTAATGTGTAATGGAATACTTCCCAAATAGTTTTTCATTGTTGGCGTATTCACACTTATTAAATATGTTGTCTTCCTAATATTTCTTTTGTACTCATTTGGGAAACTCTAACACAGACATCACTTTTTGGGCAAAGGAGGAATTCACAGGTTGATATGGAGCTAAACGTCAGATTAGCTATACATCCaagtagcaagctagctacctAAAGGTGTGGTAAAGTACGGTATGGTATGATACACTACGGTACAGTATGGGACGGTATGATACTTTATTGTACGGTACGGTATGGGACAATTTGGTATGATAGGGTACAGTATGGTATGATGCCTAGTATGGTTTGGTACGATAAGATATGGTGTGATATAGCCCATACCTAGCACAGTAAGAATGCATAACAAATGCAGTGTTCTGGAATTCATTTAGGTGCAGTTACCCAGTGGATGGTGCAGGTTGGAGGGCAGAGATGTTGTGGAGATGGGCTGCTAACCTGAAACCTGACCAAGTTTGACTGGTTAGTTAAGTTGGGTTAAAGATAATGTGGCATTATAATGTTGCTCTCTCTTAAACTTCACAGAAACCAGCTTTTGTTCGAATGTTGGTTTTTTCTCGTCATCTTTCGTGACACAGTTCTTGGAAACTGACACTGGGTGTGGAGTAAAATGAACCGCGACCTCTGTCCTGCCTCAGATCAGTGTGACTTTGAAATAGATCAGAGATACTGTGAGCCAGCAGTGTTATCAGTTGAAGCACAGCCCCAGTGAGGATGCCAGGTGAGAAACATTCACATCAGGATTCTGGATCCATCCCATAATCTGTCAGTCAGATGTACTTCACATCCCAGCGGCTGATAGTTATAAATAACAGGGTACTTCCATCAAGGGGAACCGAGAAGCGGTGTGGAAAGTGAAAAGAGGTATTTTAGTTACCAGAAAGGGAAGGTTGTGTTTCAGAGAACCACCCCAGGTTCTGCAGAACCCTGATGGATGGAGGGACAGTGGCCCTGGGGAAGGACAAGACAACCTGGGTCAGAAAGGACCAGACTGTACTGTGTTTTACACTCACTGAAATGGCCGCatacaaaattataattacatGGTGAGCTCTACCCCTCACAGGACTCTTGGGGTTAGGACGGGTCAAGGTTGATGAGCGGTGAGGGGTTAAGGTTGAGGGGTTAAGGTTGAGGGGATAAGGTTGAGGGGTTAAGGTTGAGGGGTTAAGGTTGAGGGGATAAGGTTGAGGGGTTAAGGTTGAGGGGTTAAGGTTGAGGGGATAAGGTTGAGGGTTAAGGTTGAGGGGATAAGGTTGAGGGTTAAGGTTGAGGGGTTAAGGTTGAGGGGTTAAGGTTGAGGGGATAAGGTTGAGGGTTAAGGTTGAGGGGTTAAGGTTGAGGGGTTAAGGTTGAGGGTTTTAGGTTGAGGTGGGacatgggtgtgtgttgggtgtgtgttgggtggaACTGGGCTCAGCCCTTAGTACTCCTCTAGAAGAAACAGCTACAGAGTGCAAAAACAATGACTGATTTATGACCTTCAGAAGTGGTGAGACGGGGCTGGGCGCGTTGTGAACCGAGTAGGAGAAAGGGTGGGTAATGGAATGGGCTCGTAACGGCGTCAGCTtggttgtgttgtttgtgtgtgtgttgtttggatGTTGGGGGGTTGGGTCGGGGGGGGCATTGGGATTCTGCTGAGTAGTGAGAGGCGGCACAGCAAATCTGGAGACGAACAGCTGCCCACAAGCAGCTCCACGCAGTGGATGAAGAAAGGAGGGGAATggaggatgagggagggaggaggggcgTTGTTTAACAGGATAAAAATAAGACTCAGAAAGTGATCATATCCATATGGAGAACTGGAAGTTAGGGAGAGTGACAAAGGAGAAAGGgaacaggaaggagagagaggggaagaagagaaagacagggggaaAAAGCTAGCACAGTGGAAAAAAGTCTGGGAATGAGGACAAGAATGCAGGAGTGAGGCAGACGGAGGCTGTGCCAAGCGACCCACCTGAGAGTGAACGGGACGGCTGTGTTTCGTGTTTGGGATTTCAGgaagaaggaggagggaggaagtcTGCTGGCAGCGTTGTTTTCATACACACCAGGGATGAAGTGAAGTCGCTCGCCGGAGTTCTTTCAGCTgctgttctgtgtttttctcctctttttACTCACATCTGGTGAAGCGAATCACTTCCTCTGTCTGTGATGTCTCCCACTGCGCTGCGCTCTAACAAGGCTGGTCACCTCCTCCTACGTCCTCCTTCCCCCTTGTGACGCTCTGtagagacacagaggagagcCAGCGAGGACCACAGGacgtgacacacagacaggagcGGCCACGGACCCTGAGCGCGGCCCGGCCGACCCTCTGGAACCCAGGTCTGACTCCCGACACAACGTAGAGGTTTTGAAAACTGAACAGAACCGCCGGCGTCATCTGAACTTTCCGCAGGGTGTTCCCCTTCCCTTATATGGATGAAGAACTGGGAAACCGTTTGGGTTTGTCTGGTTTCTTTTGCACTGACGTCTGTCCACCGCAGCGAGCAGCAGGGTATGTTTGACTGCCAGACCGCCCCCCGGGTTATTCTTCCCTGTGTTGTTTGCGTGCAGGACTTTTATTGAAGGGACAGCAGGCAGACAGGAGTGTTTGTGGTGAGGCCACAGGAACTGCTGTCACTGTTCCCAGGGGTGTCTGGCTTCATGCACTGTggctcctctctctgtcctgcatACCATCTATCTCTGGaatccagacacacagagaaagctgtgggggggggggggcacagcgGCCATACAGGAAGTGAAACCCATCGGCGCCCAGGAAGTTGTGTTGAATGCTGGCTGCTGTTGTCCCGTGTTCACCCTCCTGAGAAGTGCGGGGAAGCGGGGACCACTCTGGAGGACAGCCAGGCCAAGTGCTCCCCATCAGGGTGCCTCACCATGCCACAACCCACCCTGAGGCCGACTGCCTCTCTGTCACCTCTGACCTACACCGACTGTGGAGCACCGCGAATGGGCAGGCGGACGTTCCACAACTGACAGGCGGAGAACAGCGGCGTCGGTGGTCATGGCAACGTCGGCGTGGTACCACCGGGACATCAGCCGGGCGCGTGCCGAAGACCTCCTGGCCTGGGCTGGAAGGGATGGCAGCTTCCTGGTTCGGGACAGTGAGTCGGTCCCTGGAGCCTATGCCCTCTGTCTGCTGTGAgtaccctacacacacacacacacacacacttttacgtacgcacacacacacacacgcacccacacacacacacacacacacacacacactgtaaacttGCCATAAAGTCAGTAGAATGGGAACAAACCTCTTATTGACAAGTGCTACAGGCTGTCTCAGTGTAGGCATGGTGAAGAGATTGACCCGTCATCTCCTCCGGTCCCGAGTTGGCCCGACAGGGAGAACCCTATGGCTCAGAGGTCTGCTGGAAGTCTATAAATTCAGTACACTCTTTCTGAAATCTACAAACCATCAACAATACGCCTGGCCTGTACTGATACAAGCCAACCTGGCCtggctctgtgtgtttctgtgtgtgtg
The window above is part of the Esox lucius isolate fEsoLuc1 chromosome 4, fEsoLuc1.pri, whole genome shotgun sequence genome. Proteins encoded here:
- the rab41 gene encoding ras-related protein Rab-41 isoform X4 is translated as MSTTTGGGEFGNPLRKFKLVFLGEQSVGKTSLITRFMYDSFDNTYQATIGIDFLSKTMYLEDRTVRLQLWDTAGQERFRSLIPSYIRDSTIAVVVYDITNLNSFQQTSKWIDDVRTERGGDVIIMLVGNKTDLADKRQITTEEGEQRAKELNVMFIETSAKTGYNVKQLFRRVAAALPGMDSTPEKSKEDMIDIKLEKPPEMAVTESSCSC
- the rab41 gene encoding ras-related protein Rab-41 isoform X3, with protein sequence MSTTTGGGEFGNPLRKFKLVFLGEQSVGKTSLITRFMYDSFDNTYQATIGIDFLSKTMYLEDRTIRLQLWDTAGQERFRSLIPSYIRDSAAAVVVYDIANLNSFQQTSKWIDDVRTERGGDVIIMLVGNKTDLADKRQITTEEGEQRAKELNVMFIETSAKTGYNVKQLFRRVAAALPGMDSTPEKSKEDMIDIKLEKPPEMAVTESSCSC
- the rab41 gene encoding ras-related protein Rab-41 isoform X2; amino-acid sequence: MSTTTGGGEFGNPLRKFKLVFLGEQSVGKTSLITRFMYDSFDNTYQATIGIDFLSKTMYLEDRTVRLQLWDTAGQERFRSLIPSYIRDSTIAVVVYDITNLNSFQQTSKWIDDVRTERGGDVIIMLVGNKTDLADKRQVSVEAAERKARELNVMYIETSAKAGYNVKQLFRRVAAALPGMDSTPEKSKEDMIDIKLEKPPEMAVTESSCSC
- the rab41 gene encoding ras-related protein Rab-41 isoform X1 translates to MSTTTGGGEFGNPLRKFKLVFLGEQSVGKTSLITRFMYDSFDNTYQATIGIDFLSKTMYLEDRTIRLQLWDTAGQERFRSLIPSYIRDSAAAVVVYDIANLNSFQQTSKWIDDVRTERGGDVIIMLVGNKTDLADKRQVSVEAAERKARELNVMYIETSAKAGYNVKQLFRRVAAALPGMDSTPEKSKEDMIDIKLEKPPEMAVTESSCSC
- the rab41 gene encoding ras-related protein Rab-41 isoform X5; translated protein: MSTTTGGGEFGNPLRKFKLVFLGEQSVGKTSLITRFMYDSFDNTYQATIGIDFLSKTMYLEDRTIRLQLWDTAGQERFRSLIPSYIRDSAAAVVVYDIANLNSFQQTSKWIDDVRTERGGDVIIMLVGNKTDLADKSCFAVLPQPCLGWIVPQRRAKRT